From Canis lupus dingo isolate Sandy chromosome 24, ASM325472v2, whole genome shotgun sequence, a single genomic window includes:
- the LOC125753510 gene encoding USP6 N-terminal-like protein codes for MAYTILKVHRKRLLKLPLEGLREFLQDSLAQPWALEDEAVLRHLRASMTQLRRMRCDLPPPRWAQGPGPSRLGLLGPPTGDRAPGAPVLISGALLFCSSLGDPRPGLGARAPTAGPGHQCGGLSTGSGRGATREP; via the exons ATGGCCTACACCATCCTCAAGGTGCACAGGA AGCGCCTCCTGAAGCTGCCCCTGGAAGGGCTCCGGGAGTTCCTCCAGGActctctggcccagccctgggccctggaggacGAGGCGGTGCTCAGACACCTTCGGGCCTCCATGACTCAGCTCCGGAGGATGCGGTGCGACCTGCCCCCCCCCAGGTGGGCTCAGGGCCCTGGTCCCTCCCGACTCGGCCTGCTGGGGCCACCCACAGGGGacagagcccccggggcccccgtcctcatctctggggctctcctcttctgctccagcctcggggaccccaggccagggctgggcgCGCGGGCACCCACTGCAGGGCCCGGGCACCAGTGTGGGGGGCTGAGCACAGGGTCAGGCCGGGGGGCCACGCGGGAGCCATGA
- the PCMTD2 gene encoding protein-L-isoaspartate O-methyltransferase domain-containing protein 2 isoform X1 has protein sequence MGGAVSAGEDNDELIDNLKEAQYIRTELVEQAFRAIDRADYYLEEFKENAYKDLAWKHGNIHLSAPCIYSEVMEALDLQPGLSFLNLGSGTGYLSSMVGLILGPFGVNHGVELHSDVIEYARQKLDFFIRTSDSFDKFDFCEPSFVTGNCLEISPDCSQYDRVYCGAGVQKEHEEYMKSLLKVGGILVMPLEEKLTKITRTGPSAWETKKILAVSFAPLIQPCHSESGKSRLVQLPPLAVRSLQDLARIAIRATIKKVIRQETVSSGGNGLKNTPRAKRRRVRRRRMETIVFLDKEVFASRISSPSDDNSCEDLEEEQREEDKAPPETKPAPPVNFLREKVLSLPLPDPLKYYLLYYREKILCACVAGKTCLLP, from the exons ATGGGAGGTGCTGTGAGTGCTGGTGAAGACAACGATGAGCTGATAGACAATCTGAAGGAAGCACAGTACATCCGGACCGAGCTAGTAGAGCAAGCTTTCCGAGCTATCGACCGCGCAGATTATTATCTTGAAGAATTTAAGGAAAACGCTTATAAAGACTTGGCGTGGAAGCATGGAAACATCCACCTCTCTGCCCCTTGCATCTACTCAGAAGTGATGGAAGCCCTCGACCTGCAGCCGGGGCTCTCCTTCTTAAACCTGGGCAGTGGCACGGGCTACCTCAGCTCGATGGTGGGGCTCATTCTAG GTCCTTTTGGTGTGAACCACGGGGTTGAACTCCATTCAGATGTAATAGAATATGCAAGGCAGAAGCTGGACTTCTTTATTAGAACCAGCGACAGCTTTGACAA atttGACTTCTGTGAACCTTCCTTTGTTACTGGCAATTGCCTAGAGATTTCTCCAGATTGTTCTCAGTATGATCGTGTGTACTGTGGGGCTGGTGTGCAGAAAGAGCATGAAGAGTACATGAAGAGTCTTCTCAAAGTAGGAGGCATCCTTGTCATGCCACTGGAAGAGAAG TTGACTAAGATAACACGAACCGGTCCTTCTGCTTGGGAAACCAAAAAGATtctggctgtttcttttgctccTCTAATCCAGCCTTGTCACTCAGAGTCTGGAAAATCAAGACTTGTCCAGTTAC CGCCGCTGGCCGTGCGAAGCCTCCAGGACCTGGCTCGCATCGCCATCCGGGCCACCATTAAAAAGGTCATCCGTCAGGAGACCGTGAGCAGCGGCGGGAACGGACTGAAGAACACTCCCAGGGCCAAGCGCAGGAGAGTGCGCCGCCGCCGCATGGAGACCATCGTCTTTTTGGACAAAGAGGTATTTGCCAGTCGGATCTCCAGCCCCTCTGATGACAACAGCTGTGAGGACTTGGAAGAGGAACAGCGGGAGGAGGACAAGGCCCCGCCGGAAACGAAGCCAGCCCCGCCAGTGAACTTCCTGCGCGAGAAGGTCCTGAGCCTCCCCCTGCCCGATCCCCTAAAATACTACCTGCTGTACTACCGAGAGAA GATACTGTGTGCATGCGTAGCTGGGAAAACATGTCTGCTGCCCTAG
- the PCMTD2 gene encoding protein-L-isoaspartate O-methyltransferase domain-containing protein 2 isoform X2 has product MGGAVSAGEDNDELIDNLKEAQYIRTELVEQAFRAIDRADYYLEEFKENAYKDLAWKHGNIHLSAPCIYSEVMEALDLQPGLSFLNLGSGTGYLSSMVGLILGPFGVNHGVELHSDVIEYARQKLDFFIRTSDSFDKFDFCEPSFVTGNCLEISPDCSQYDRVYCGAGVQKEHEEYMKSLLKVGGILVMPLEEKLTKITRTGPSAWETKKILAVSFAPLIQPCHSESGKSRLVQLPPLAVRSLQDLARIAIRATIKKVIRQETVSSGGNGLKNTPRAKRRRVRRRRMETIVFLDKEVFASRISSPSDDNSCEDLEEEQREEDKAPPETKPAPPVNFLREKVLSLPLPDPLKYYLLYYREK; this is encoded by the exons ATGGGAGGTGCTGTGAGTGCTGGTGAAGACAACGATGAGCTGATAGACAATCTGAAGGAAGCACAGTACATCCGGACCGAGCTAGTAGAGCAAGCTTTCCGAGCTATCGACCGCGCAGATTATTATCTTGAAGAATTTAAGGAAAACGCTTATAAAGACTTGGCGTGGAAGCATGGAAACATCCACCTCTCTGCCCCTTGCATCTACTCAGAAGTGATGGAAGCCCTCGACCTGCAGCCGGGGCTCTCCTTCTTAAACCTGGGCAGTGGCACGGGCTACCTCAGCTCGATGGTGGGGCTCATTCTAG GTCCTTTTGGTGTGAACCACGGGGTTGAACTCCATTCAGATGTAATAGAATATGCAAGGCAGAAGCTGGACTTCTTTATTAGAACCAGCGACAGCTTTGACAA atttGACTTCTGTGAACCTTCCTTTGTTACTGGCAATTGCCTAGAGATTTCTCCAGATTGTTCTCAGTATGATCGTGTGTACTGTGGGGCTGGTGTGCAGAAAGAGCATGAAGAGTACATGAAGAGTCTTCTCAAAGTAGGAGGCATCCTTGTCATGCCACTGGAAGAGAAG TTGACTAAGATAACACGAACCGGTCCTTCTGCTTGGGAAACCAAAAAGATtctggctgtttcttttgctccTCTAATCCAGCCTTGTCACTCAGAGTCTGGAAAATCAAGACTTGTCCAGTTAC CGCCGCTGGCCGTGCGAAGCCTCCAGGACCTGGCTCGCATCGCCATCCGGGCCACCATTAAAAAGGTCATCCGTCAGGAGACCGTGAGCAGCGGCGGGAACGGACTGAAGAACACTCCCAGGGCCAAGCGCAGGAGAGTGCGCCGCCGCCGCATGGAGACCATCGTCTTTTTGGACAAAGAGGTATTTGCCAGTCGGATCTCCAGCCCCTCTGATGACAACAGCTGTGAGGACTTGGAAGAGGAACAGCGGGAGGAGGACAAGGCCCCGCCGGAAACGAAGCCAGCCCCGCCAGTGAACTTCCTGCGCGAGAAGGTCCTGAGCCTCCCCCTGCCCGATCCCCTAAAATACTACCTGCTGTACTACCGAGAGAAGTAA